In one window of Streptomyces sp. NBC_01224 DNA:
- a CDS encoding serine/threonine-protein kinase, giving the protein MAMMRLRREDPRVVGSFRLHRRLGAGGMGVVYLGSDRRGQRVALKVIRPDLAEDQEFRSRFAREVSAARRIRGGCTARLVAADLEADRPWFATQYVPGPSLHDKVAEEGPLSAAEVASIGAALSEGLVAVHEAGVVHRDLKPSNILLSPKGPRIIDFGIAWATGASTLTHVGTAVGSPGFLAPEQVRGAAVTPATDVFSLGATLAYAAMADSPFGHGSSEVMLYRVVHEEPQLYDVHDALAPLVSACLAKDPEERPSTLQLSMRLKEIAAREAQGLHESRPPVQRSAQELDRPTGRLDGPYTEQQTRRTAPPAPRQQKQKQPQSSRQATSSRAGSPRTGGSRPQRHQPPRNTTRSGKRPQGTNGTNGTNGRPGTRPGARKTSTGRRPANPRLLRQRLVVFVVVTLLVALGIAAAQGCQGPARGLGTSESRTQPQNQGEGEGLQPQ; this is encoded by the coding sequence ATGGCGATGATGCGGCTCCGGCGCGAGGACCCGCGTGTCGTCGGCTCGTTCAGGCTGCACCGGCGGCTCGGAGCGGGCGGCATGGGTGTCGTCTATCTCGGTTCGGACCGGCGGGGCCAACGGGTGGCGTTGAAGGTGATCCGTCCGGATCTGGCGGAGGACCAGGAGTTCCGCTCGCGCTTCGCGCGCGAGGTGTCCGCCGCGCGCCGGATCCGCGGTGGCTGTACGGCGCGTCTGGTGGCCGCCGATCTGGAGGCGGACCGCCCGTGGTTCGCCACGCAGTACGTCCCGGGGCCCTCGCTGCACGACAAGGTGGCCGAGGAGGGTCCGCTGTCGGCGGCCGAGGTGGCCTCGATCGGGGCGGCGCTCTCCGAGGGCCTGGTGGCGGTGCACGAGGCCGGTGTCGTCCACCGTGACCTGAAGCCGTCGAACATCCTTCTCTCCCCCAAGGGCCCCCGGATCATCGACTTCGGGATCGCCTGGGCGACCGGGGCGAGCACGCTCACCCATGTCGGTACGGCGGTGGGCTCGCCGGGATTCCTGGCACCCGAGCAGGTGCGCGGCGCCGCGGTTACGCCCGCCACGGACGTGTTCTCGCTCGGTGCCACGCTGGCCTACGCGGCGATGGCCGACTCGCCTTTCGGGCACGGCAGTTCCGAGGTGATGCTGTACCGCGTGGTGCACGAGGAACCGCAGTTGTACGACGTACACGATGCGCTCGCGCCGCTGGTGAGCGCCTGTCTGGCGAAAGACCCCGAGGAGCGGCCGAGCACGCTTCAACTCTCCATGCGGCTCAAGGAGATCGCGGCGCGGGAGGCCCAGGGTCTGCACGAGAGCCGTCCGCCCGTTCAGCGTTCGGCACAGGAACTGGACCGGCCGACCGGACGTCTCGACGGCCCGTACACCGAGCAGCAGACCCGGCGTACGGCTCCTCCGGCACCCCGTCAGCAGAAGCAGAAGCAACCTCAGAGCAGCCGGCAGGCCACGTCGTCGAGGGCCGGGTCGCCCCGCACCGGTGGTTCGCGCCCTCAGCGGCATCAGCCGCCGCGCAACACAACGCGGTCCGGCAAGCGCCCTCAAGGCACGAACGGGACGAACGGGACGAACGGCCGGCCGGGAACGCGGCCCGGGGCCCGTAAGACTTCGACGGGGCGGCGTCCCGCCAACCCGCGGCTGCTGCGCCAGCGGCTCGTCGTCTTCGTCGTGGTCACGCTGCTGGTCGCGCTGGGCATCGCGGCGGCGCAGGGCTGCCAGGGTCCGGCCCGCGGGCTGGGCACGAGCGAGAGCCGGACGCAGCCCCAGAACCAGGGCGAGGGCGAGGGCCTGCAGCCTCAGTAG
- a CDS encoding TrmH family RNA methyltransferase: MADLITVDDPDDPRLRDYTGLTDVELRRRREPAEGLFIAEGEKVIRRARHAGYEMRSMLLSAKWIDLMRDVIDEVPAPVYAVTPELAERVTGYHVHRGALASMQRKPLPTADELLATTRRVVVMEAVNDHTNIGAIFRSAAALGMDAVLLSPDCADPLYRRSVKVSMGAVFSVPYARLDTWPKALETVREAGFKLLALTPDEKASSIDEAAPHRMDKVALMLGAEGDGLSTQALVAADEWVRIPMAHGVDSLNVGAAAAVAFYAVASGRPQN, from the coding sequence GTGGCTGATCTCATCACCGTCGACGATCCCGACGACCCCCGCCTGCGCGACTACACCGGACTGACCGATGTCGAACTCCGGCGCAGGCGAGAGCCCGCAGAGGGCCTCTTCATCGCCGAGGGCGAGAAGGTGATCAGACGCGCCAGGCACGCCGGGTACGAGATGCGGTCGATGCTGCTCTCGGCGAAGTGGATCGATCTGATGCGCGACGTCATCGACGAGGTCCCGGCCCCGGTGTACGCGGTCACTCCCGAGCTCGCCGAGCGCGTCACCGGATACCACGTCCACCGCGGCGCCCTCGCCTCGATGCAGCGCAAACCGCTGCCGACGGCCGACGAACTGCTGGCCACGACCCGCCGGGTGGTCGTCATGGAGGCCGTCAACGACCACACCAACATCGGGGCGATCTTCCGCAGCGCCGCCGCCCTCGGCATGGATGCCGTACTGCTCTCCCCGGACTGTGCCGACCCGCTCTACCGGCGCTCCGTCAAGGTCTCGATGGGCGCGGTCTTCTCCGTTCCCTACGCCCGTCTCGACACCTGGCCCAAGGCTCTGGAGACCGTACGGGAAGCGGGCTTCAAACTTCTCGCGCTGACCCCGGACGAAAAGGCCAGCAGCATCGACGAGGCGGCACCGCACCGGATGGACAAGGTGGCGCTGATGCTCGGCGCCGAGGGGGACGGACTGTCCACCCAGGCCCTGGTCGCCGCCGACGAATGGGTGCGCATCCCGATGGCGCACGGCGTCGACTCGCTGAACGTGGGAGCGGCCGCTGCGGTCGCCTTCTACGCGGTGGCGTCAGGCCGCCCGCAGAACTGA
- the cobA gene encoding uroporphyrinogen-III C-methyltransferase: MADHADHPAYPVGLRLSGRRVVVVGGGQVAQRRLPALIAAGADIVLVSPAATPSVEAMADAGEIRWERRPYADGDLADTWYALIASDDTAANDAASAEAERTRTWCVRSDNADAATAWTPATGRSEGVTVAVLTTDTHGRDPRHSAAVRDAIVEGLRDGTLAAPHHRTRTPGVALVGGGPGDPDLITVRGRRLLAEADVVIADRLGPRDLLDELPPHVEVIDAAKIPYGRYMAQEAINQALIEHAKAGKAVVRLKGGDPFVFGRGMEEAQALAAEGIACTVVPGISSSISVPGAAGIPVTHRGVAHEFTVVSGHVAPGDERSLVDWPALAQLRGTLVLLMAVDKIGAIARTLIAHGKAPETPVALIQEGTMAAQRRVDATLATVAERAVAEDVRPPAVIVIGDVVAVGASSVSLPAE, from the coding sequence ATGGCCGATCACGCCGATCACCCTGCGTACCCCGTCGGACTGCGTCTCAGCGGCCGCCGAGTCGTCGTGGTCGGCGGCGGCCAGGTCGCCCAGCGCCGGCTCCCCGCGCTCATCGCGGCAGGCGCCGACATCGTCCTCGTATCGCCGGCCGCGACCCCGTCCGTCGAGGCGATGGCCGACGCGGGCGAGATCCGCTGGGAGCGCCGCCCGTACGCCGACGGGGACCTGGCCGACACCTGGTACGCACTCATCGCGTCCGACGACACCGCGGCGAACGACGCCGCCTCCGCCGAGGCCGAGCGCACCCGCACCTGGTGTGTCCGTAGCGACAACGCCGACGCCGCCACCGCCTGGACCCCGGCCACCGGCCGCAGCGAGGGCGTGACCGTCGCCGTCCTCACCACCGACACCCACGGCCGCGACCCGCGCCACTCCGCCGCCGTCCGCGACGCCATCGTCGAGGGCCTGCGCGACGGCACTCTCGCCGCACCCCACCACCGCACCCGGACCCCCGGGGTCGCCCTGGTCGGCGGCGGCCCCGGCGACCCGGACCTGATCACGGTGCGCGGCCGCCGCCTCCTTGCCGAGGCGGACGTAGTCATCGCAGACCGCCTGGGCCCGCGCGACCTCCTCGACGAACTCCCGCCGCACGTCGAGGTGATCGACGCCGCGAAGATCCCGTACGGCCGCTACATGGCCCAGGAGGCGATCAACCAGGCGCTCATCGAGCATGCCAAGGCGGGCAAGGCCGTCGTGCGGCTCAAGGGCGGCGACCCGTTCGTCTTCGGCCGCGGCATGGAGGAGGCCCAGGCGCTCGCCGCCGAAGGCATCGCCTGCACCGTCGTCCCCGGCATCTCCAGCTCGATCTCCGTGCCCGGCGCGGCCGGAATTCCCGTCACCCACCGCGGTGTGGCTCATGAGTTCACCGTCGTGAGCGGGCATGTCGCCCCTGGCGACGAGCGCTCACTGGTCGACTGGCCGGCCCTCGCCCAGCTGCGCGGCACGCTCGTGCTCCTGATGGCCGTCGACAAGATCGGCGCTATCGCCCGTACCCTCATCGCCCACGGCAAGGCCCCCGAGACCCCGGTCGCCCTGATCCAGGAGGGCACCATGGCAGCCCAGCGCCGGGTCGACGCAACACTCGCGACCGTCGCCGAACGGGCCGTCGCCGAAGACGTACGTCCCCCGGCCGTCATCGTCATCGGCGACGTCGTCGCGGTCGGCGCGAGCTCCGTATCGCTCCCCGCCGAATAG